GGATCTCTTACCTGGAAGGTATGTGTCAGTTAAAAAGGAACGCCACAGTTTATCACGGAATGGATAAGGTAACGATTGAGATGGGTAAAGTAATAGTGTGTGGTGGTGATCATATACGTTTTCTTTGGATAATGGAATCCAGAGTGATGGTTCTgtggaaacagggaagaaccctatGGGTATAATACAATATAAGGTTCAAGGACCGGATGAATGGTCCACAAAGAATTTGGTGTGGAGATGGGAACTATAGGTGGATGTCGTTTCATCTCCTAGGGTTTGTTGTATCGAGAGGTTTAGCTGACAGTAGAATCTGGGATGCACGAATATTGAAAGGTAAAATGATATGATGGTGGgccataggaatggaccacactAGACTGTAAATAAGGTGATTGAACAGAGAAAAAGTTGTAACTCAGCTGAGTGAGATGGCATAATTTGATTTGCTTAATTAGTAATGCAGTAGAGCATTGATAACGTTAAATTGAGACTCCATAACTTTCTGAGTTTTGGAAAGGGACCAGAGAACGAAGGAAATAAAGTGGGAATCTGGAATTGCTGATTAATTGTGGATAAGATAGCAACCTAAGGGCTTAACAATTATGTTAAGGGATTAGGCATTGAATGTGCAACATTTGGGATGTGACAGTCACGATATTGGATGCTGGAGTATAGCTAAAATGATATGGCATAGAACCTAGTAAGATAAAAGCAAGGAATACCATGCGAAGTAAAGGattgagagatttgtatctctctgAGTTAGACAGCAAGAAAGAGCATGATAGTTGGGAAGGAAGGGGAAATTTAACTCCCGATTCGACAAGAGTTCTAAGATCGTAACAAGGGTTTGGTCGAGGGCCTATGAGCTGATCTTACTCTGGTAAGGGTGATGATTCATAAGTATTTCCGGCATTGAGAATAGATCAATGAAGAGATTGTTGAGAATTAATAGACTTTGGAATTACAGCGGATCTGGTGTGCGAGTAAAAGTTAAAGGAGGTATAGTTAACAGTTGAGATCATATGAAGTGATATGGTTACTCTTGTTTGGGTATTATCGAAGCTCAAGAATAAAGGCATTGGTTCTTGGGAATTTTAGTTAGAGGTATGAGGTTTACTGTCTGacatgttcaagtaaatttcgaggacgaaattattatatggaggggatagttgtaacgacccaaaattactattaaggcttaagggccttgattagtgtgccgggagggcataattggaggttaagagaattaatggtaagaaagcatgaatatggatattggataagtaatgcgggccctgtttggatggtaagggcgtaattgtaatttcgGCCAGCTagggcatatatgtgaatgtgtgtgataaactgttgagaccacattattatgtggataggtggatatatatatgcatatgtgtGTGTTTGTatctttcggcacgaggcgatcctagagcttgATAGCGGGAGAAGTCACAAAGGGGTTTAATAGTTgattttggataagtcagggatattataggtatcgggtagttatttagactatcgggttatgaaaataaatatatggagatatattcgaggttagaaagtctaggcgggaatattggggaattttactgttttggcctcggggacggttccggcaccccgagccttgggaattaacttagcagataagataaacttaaggaaaccctTAGAGGAAAATAAACTGACTCTTTCTCAGCTCCATACTCtactctctcttaaggaaaaacaAGGCAAAAAGGGACACTGAAATCTAAATGGAAACAAGTTGGGAATTTCTGGAAATTGAGGCTGGATCTTTGGGGCTTAGTTCAAGAATCATCCAAGGAATAGAATCAAcactgaggtaagcattgaatcttcttttctgtgattataaattctgggttttggttgggttttgaggtaaacatggttttgatgtttaaagacagaactaaggaggaaagcttgggaattagcttggtttttggcttggtgaagtggttcagcagaagaggtaagtttcaattcatggtttagtggttttaatctgagtttgaatggttggtttgGGTGTTGAGGTTCTTGAGTTTTAGAAGTTGGAGATGGGGTTCTAGTAGGTTGTTGGGTTGTAATTCTGTTGAATTATGCTGTTTAAGTTATGATAAgagtgttgggaatgattgatattaaaatagggagctttggtatgattttgggtgaggtttggaggttgggaatggtggaaattctgggttcgaagggaagggccacgactctgttctagagcgctgcggccctaggatgaagatgagccagaagggctcggccaagggggagcgccgcggcgcccaaggcaagggccgcggcgcgtgtcttctttcagggagggccttggttctgttttgagggcagggccgcggctaagctttaggggccgcaacccttagacGCATACTTGAATGTTCAAGGTTTTAAAGTATGGGGAtcgagcctagggtgctcgggatcaatctcaccaccgtgcttggtgggattcgacttCCCGGAAGCTACTTTTGTACATGAAAACCTAtatgtgaatattaatggaatccattatcttggttgtgactaggtaataagctagggctcgggaatggatcgtgctcgggggtcgtcctttctaattaaagcacttggaatcaaggtaagaaaactgcacctgtgtatgtggataggatgggactaagtgttccctatatttgaatgtattgttatgtgatcataataaaccatgtaaatatgttgggactaagagttccctataatcgtatgaatgtcataaggtaGCATTATGCCACGTGGACATGTGgtaacgacctaagggtgccgaaatccacacttgcgcatatggcgcggctcggacactggtatccgaggatagcttattaatcactgagcttggttaagctagccagagtcagtgggcatgtcactggagttggcctaagcgagccaaaggcagtgatttaaatagagggtgcggcctgcgggcattgaccctagttattgcttgacatGTGTCTATTGTGGATTATTGTCTATGATTTAATGAGCGTTTGGAGCTGAATTATTGGTTAATGACCAGTGTACAGCCTTGAATGTTTTGTGATTATTGGATTATGATCTGCGAGTTGTTTAGCTGCTATTgctattatgttatgatattatgttttcttgctgggcttcggctcacgggtgctacttggtgcaggtaaggcaagttggccatgggttggagagctctgggggtgaggtgtacattgtcagctgctcggccaccacggtcgaggatttgtacaggaacgggaacctaaaacgtatattttgccattagagtggcttggtcatTTATTTGTgattaagaattttgtatttacgttatttaaaccctgatttggaaTCCCATGTAACAAACATCCGTTTTAATAAAGTTTAACTGTTTATAATCAAAATCCTTTTTAACCTAATCTGTTTGTGTCATTAGATACACAGTtcgaactaaatgacttgattagcaagtcttgcactatttcaaagacacagtgtaacagtcttggttatccaggacgttacagtcAGCTCCCTCAGGTATGCCCTTTCCTATAACACATTATATTAACTGTGCAAAATTTTCTGCTAGCCATCGGTAGTTTCTTGCCGCTGTTACTGCAGGTTGTGAACCAAAATCATTTAAAGAAGCTATGACAGATGAAGGATGGCGCCATGCTATGCACACAGAAATTCATGCTTTAGAGGATAATGGTACTTGGACTATGGAAAAATTACCTCCTGGTAAACGTGCTCTTGGTAGTCAATGGGTTTATAAAATAAAGTACAACTCTGATGGCAGTGTTGAATGGCTTAAAGCTcgtttggttgtttttggtaaTCATCAAATTGCCGGGATCGATTATAACGAGACTTTTGCACCTGTTGCAAAAATGGTCACTGTTCGTGCTTTCTTAGCCATTGCAGCATCTAAAAATTAGGAGTTGCATTAGATGGATGTGCATAATGCTTTTTTGCATGGGGATCTCAATGAAGAAGTCTATATAAAGCTTCCTCCTGGTTTTGGGTCTTCTCAACCTGATATGGTGTGTCGTCTTCAAAAGTCCTTATATGGCTTGAAACAGGCACTGAGGTGTTGGTTTTCCAAACTTGTCACTGCTTTAAGAGAGTATGGCTTTCTACAATCCTATGCTGATTATTCTCTTTACTTATACTAAGGGTGATACTCAAATCAATGTtttggtgtatgttgatgatttaATTATATCTGGGAATAATTCCGCTGCTTTGAAGATCTTTAAGAACTATTTAAGCACGTATTTTCATATGAAGGATCTCGGGGTTCTTAAATATTTTCTCGGGATTGAGGTAGCTCAAAGTCCTGATGGTATATTTCTTTGTCAACGAAAGTATTCTCTTGACATCATTTCTGAGACTAGTGTTCTGGGTGCTAAGCCCGCGTCTTTTCCCATTGAGCAAAACCATCGGCTTGCTCATGCTTCAGGAGATTCTTTGTCCATTCCTGAACCTTATCGTCGTTTGGTTGGTCGTTTGATTTACTTAACAGTCACTCGTCCTGATTTGGCACACTCTGTTCACGTTTTATCACAGTTCCTACAAGAACCAAGACAAGAACATTGGGAAGCCGCCTTGCGTGTTGTTCGCTATTTGAAAGGCTCTCCTGGACAAGGAATCTTACTTCGTGCTAATAGCTCTCTTTCCTTGACTGGTTGGTGTGATTCTGATTGGGCAGCTTGTCCTCTTACTCGTCGCTCTCTCACAGGTTGGCTTGTGTTTCTTGGTCATTCCCCAATTTCCTGGAAAACTAAGAAACAACCTACTGTGGCACGTTCTTCGGTAGAGGCTGAATATCACTCTATGGCTTCTCTTACTTGTGAATTGAAATGGTTGAAGGGTCTTCTCCTTAGATTGGGGATTCAACATACTGATGCTATTGGGCTATATTGTGATAGCCAGTCGGCTTTACATATTGCTCGGAATCTAGTCTTCCATGAACGAACAAAGCACATTGAAGCAGACTGTCACTTTGTTCGTGATGCTATCCAAGACGGCACTATTCTTCCTTCTTATGTTCCTACAACTGTTCAACTTGCAGACATCTTTACCAAGCCTTTGGGGACCCGTCAATTTCAGTTTTTTCTTTCCAAGTTGGGCATTTATGATCCTTATGCTCCAACTTGAGGGGGGTATTgaaatattattgagatattcTCTTAATGTTTTGTATATATGGATAACCATGAGTTTAGGAAATAGATTAGAATTACAGCTCTAGTTtcctgttttctattcttttgtatatatatatatacgactaAAATATATTAATAAGATCAAGTCATTCACGATTTCTTCATGTCTCTATACAAGACTGATTGAGCAATGGAATTACACATAATGTTTATTCTGATGTCATTTAGCGTAAGGTGGAatcaaaatattcaaattttgcAGGAGAGAGAAATGGTAATGTAACTCATATTCTAACTTCCTTTTGATTTCTACTTTGGCCTAGATGTTAGAAGTTGCAGACTAATttctgcttttttttttcttaacaaaATCTGTTGCTAGTTGCTTATAAAACGTTTGTCTATTTATTTAGGTTTTCGGTGTTTAACTTCTTAATGATGAATGAACTTGACAATAGATGTATGAATGCCTCTAGGGGTTTACAGATTTGCTAGAAGAGAATGATAAGTCGTCAGTTGCAGTACAGGTCACTGGTGAGATTAGACAATTGCAACTGGAACTTAAAGGGGATTGTGATCATCTTTCCGATGTACAGCTGAATTAGAAGGtaatgtttaaatttaattattgtaGTATTTTAAATTCATCACAATGCGTTTGAATCTTGCTGAAAAAGAAATAACATCTAGTATGAACTTCTCTACCTATAGCAATGCAAATGAGAGTTCATAACTGACTGTTATTTTATTCTTGTCGCCATGAATCTGGTTCCCTTTCAACCTAGTGCATGACCTTCTTGGCTTCCTATGCTGCCACCTAGTCATCCAATGTCAATTGCCTTTCAGGAAACCACAAATGTGTGTGATCGCCTCAAAGATTTACAAGCCACTCTCAgtcttgtaaaaacaaatgtacattttttttaatatataactcAAAACACACTTCTTGGTGAAATTATATGTAAATGCTGGTGGTCTATTTTAGTTTGTTCCGTATTTCTATTGGTAAGCAGTAAGAACTTGAAATGTTAGTGGTGATCAAAGGCAGTAAAGAGTCTGTAGTGTAGTTAATGGGTCTAATTGTGCTTCAGCTAGTGGGTTTCTGAAAGTTTTGGAGAATAGGAGGGTTGATATAGAATCTCAACCATCACTTTCAGTGGAAACTGCAAATTCTCTTATTTTTGGATTATGAGCTCAACTTGAACCGTTTAGGATAATAACGGATGAAATGTCCACATGGGAGGACATATGTCAGCTGTTAGGTTGTCTAATAAAATTCGGAAGTGGAAAGAAATAATCTTTGAAGGAAGAGAAAGAGGAAGCGCATTGCAGAAATTCTTGCAAAGATGGTTTTTAGTGAACTTGTTAGAAAGATTTCCTTCCGACTTTGACATCTTTGTTCTGAGAATAAATATCCCTTTGTTGCTTATTTTTCTTGCACATTCATTTATTCTCTTTGTGATGATCTTAGGACCACGAGTGGTTTGACCAAGATGATCAAGAAGCTGATGAGTGGAGGGCTTGGGAAATTGCCAAGGATATTTCAAAACACAAGGTGTTGGACTATATTGCTATGCATATGtatcatttttttaatgttaGCACAGGTTCACCTTGTCAGATTCTTTTTATGAATAATCTTCTGCAAGTTTTCTGTTACTAATTTTGTCATTTAAATCCTCAGTTCAGGAAGACGAAGGACATTACAATGCTGAAAGCGAAAGAAGAACGAAAGAGGATAGAATCTGAGGTTAGATTTTGTTGACTTACTTTTCAAATCCAGTGATTTTGGACCAGATACTAAAAGCTTCTTCTTTCAAAACGCCATTGCTGCCCTGTTTCACTTATGCTCAGTTTGACTACTAATTTCATATTTCAGCTGGAGCTGGTATTGATTGTGGAGAAATTACAAGAGCTACGTTCAATTAGGAttcaaaaactgaaaaaataaggTTTGGTGGTTGACTTTTCTTTCAATATATTTCCCGTGTATATGTTTTCTTTAATGTATTGCATGATAGGATATACATATGGTGTGACCAAGACTTAGACATCAACAAACTCGTAGCAGCTGATGCAGAGGCTGCAAAAGGTGCCATTGCAACTGCTGTAGAATCTAGGTAAGCCACCTATAATCTTGGACCCGATACAAGAAATAATCACTGACAAGGGCATAATTCAGAAAGATAACAATCAGGGAACTCTGGTGAAATTTGATGAGAACTCTAGTGGAGACATGATTCGGAAAGCAAGTATTTGGACACAAGTTTATAATGGAGCTTATGATTCTGTCGCTAACCTGCCAATTGAATTCTACCACCATTACCATGGGAGAAATACTGATATAGGTGATACAAACTTGGTAATATTAAAGCATTGTTTATCGGTTTACTCATGCAGTAGGTGTGATGCTTGGGACACGGTGAATGAATTCTGAGTTAGTAtatttgtagtagtagtagtatgctTCTTGCATTGCTTTGATCTGATCTAGATCTTAATGAGAATGTTTCGTACAGCTGAGAAGAATGTTTCATACAGCTGAGAAGAAGTTCGATTCCTGTATAAGACCCCGAGGAAGGTGAGAATGctaatttgtatttaatttttctGCCCATATGTTTAAATAGTTTTAACGTAGCAGTAAACTAATTGTTTTTGCTGCCTT
The Humulus lupulus chromosome 6, drHumLupu1.1, whole genome shotgun sequence DNA segment above includes these coding regions:
- the LOC133784818 gene encoding uncharacterized mitochondrial protein AtMg00810-like, encoding MAFYNPMLIILFTYTKGDTQINVLVYVDDLIISGNNSAALKIFKNYLSTYFHMKDLGVLKYFLGIEVAQSPDGIFLCQRKYSLDIISETSVLGAKPASFPIEQNHRLAHASGDSLSIPEPYRRLVGRLIYLTVTRPDLAHSVHVLSQFLQEPRQEHWEAALRVVRYLKGSPGQGILLRANSSLSLTGWCDSDWAACPLTRRSLTGWLVFLGHSPISWKTKKQPTVARSSVEAEYHSMASLTCELKWLKGLLLRLGIQHTDAIGLYCDSQSALHIARNLVFHERTKHIEADCHFVRDAIQDGTILPSYVPTTVQLADIFTKPLGTRQFQFFLSKLGIYDPYAPT